A window of Nodularia sp. LEGE 06071 contains these coding sequences:
- a CDS encoding aldo/keto reductase, whose protein sequence is MENITLGQNGPSVTPLCIGTWAWGDKLFWNYGDGYGPEQLEAAFTAALEAGINFFDTAEVYGFGLSEELLGQFMQKAPQPVQMATKFGPLPWRFTGQSVSDALTDSLKRLQVERVELYQVHWPFAFFLSQKTLMNTLADEVKRGRIGSVGVSNYSATQMREAQQILAARGIPLAVNQVRYSLLTRKIESNGILATARELGVTILAYSPLAQGLLTGKYTPDSNQTPGGARKIDPRFSKEGLQKISPVISLLNTLGEKYDRTPAQVALNWLIAQGNVIPIAGVKTAQHVKQNAGALGWRLNTDEIGQLEQVSRPWLN, encoded by the coding sequence GTGGAAAATATCACATTAGGCCAAAATGGCCCCAGTGTTACACCCCTTTGCATTGGCACTTGGGCTTGGGGGGATAAACTCTTTTGGAATTATGGCGATGGCTATGGCCCAGAACAGTTAGAAGCAGCTTTTACAGCAGCATTAGAGGCGGGGATAAATTTCTTTGATACTGCCGAAGTTTATGGTTTTGGACTATCAGAAGAATTATTAGGGCAATTTATGCAAAAAGCCCCACAACCTGTGCAAATGGCCACGAAATTTGGCCCTTTACCTTGGAGATTTACGGGTCAATCTGTCTCGGATGCCTTAACAGACAGTCTCAAACGCCTACAAGTAGAGCGAGTTGAACTGTATCAAGTGCATTGGCCGTTCGCTTTCTTTTTAAGTCAAAAAACTTTGATGAATACCCTAGCAGATGAAGTGAAGCGGGGTAGAATTGGCTCAGTCGGCGTGAGCAATTATTCAGCAACTCAAATGCGAGAGGCGCAGCAAATATTAGCTGCGCGTGGAATACCTTTAGCGGTGAACCAAGTCCGCTACTCGTTGCTAACGCGTAAAATTGAAAGTAACGGGATTTTAGCAACGGCTCGTGAGTTGGGCGTAACTATTTTGGCATATAGTCCCTTAGCGCAGGGATTACTCACAGGGAAGTATACACCAGATAGTAATCAAACCCCCGGTGGTGCCAGGAAGATAGACCCAAGATTTAGTAAAGAAGGGTTACAAAAAATTTCTCCAGTCATTTCTTTACTCAATACTTTGGGAGAAAAGTACGATCGCACTCCTGCCCAAGTAGCCCTCAATTGGTTAATTGCTCAAGGAAATGTGATTCCTATTGCTGGGGTGAAAACTGCCCAACACGTAAAACAAAATGCAGGGGCTTTGGGCTGGAGATTAAACACCGATGAAATCGGGCAACTAGAACAAGTCAGTCGTCCTTGGCTGAATTAA
- a CDS encoding DEAD/DEAH box helicase: MTLSFQELGLSQKRVEQLESIGFTTPTNIQTQAIPQLLAGRDVVGQSQTGTGKTAAFSLPILEQLDVNHKAVQALVLAPTRELAIQVHDAINQFVGNDGLRILAIYGGQSIERQMMQLKRGVHMVVGTPGRMIDLLDRGCLKLDQVKWFVLDEADEMLSMGFIDDVIKILSQAPKERQTALFSATMPPSIRMIVNKFLRNPATVTVEQPKASPNKINQVAYLIPRHWTKAKALQPILEMEDPETALIFVRTRRTAAELTNLLQGAGHSVDEYHGDLSQQARERLLTRFRNRQVRWVVATDIAARGLDVDLLSHVINYDLPDSAETYVHRIGRTGRAGQEGTAISLVQPFERRKQQAFERHNRQNWQLLTIPTRAQIEARHILKLQEQVKEALTGERLASFLPIVSELIEEYDAHAIAAAALQIAYDQTRPAWLQSGVDPQDDEPSSKPKLAKRRGGGESSADRNRSWNKSDSNGSSPKPKLRTNTSSRRDASVPSTNQKLGSNAARD; this comes from the coding sequence ATGACTCTTTCCTTTCAAGAATTAGGTCTTTCACAAAAGCGTGTTGAGCAACTAGAAAGCATCGGCTTTACTACACCTACTAATATTCAAACTCAAGCCATTCCCCAACTGCTAGCAGGTCGGGATGTCGTGGGTCAATCCCAAACTGGAACAGGCAAAACAGCAGCATTTTCCCTGCCAATTTTAGAGCAGTTGGATGTTAACCACAAAGCTGTACAAGCCTTGGTATTAGCCCCAACTCGTGAGTTAGCAATTCAAGTTCACGATGCCATCAACCAATTTGTCGGCAACGACGGATTGCGGATTCTGGCAATTTATGGTGGTCAATCCATTGAACGCCAAATGATGCAACTCAAACGTGGTGTTCACATGGTTGTGGGTACACCAGGGCGGATGATTGACTTACTAGATCGGGGCTGTTTGAAGCTCGATCAAGTCAAGTGGTTTGTCTTGGATGAAGCTGATGAAATGTTGAGCATGGGCTTTATTGATGACGTGATCAAAATCCTGTCTCAAGCTCCCAAAGAACGCCAAACAGCTTTGTTCTCGGCGACAATGCCACCATCGATTCGCATGATTGTGAACAAATTCTTGCGAAACCCGGCCACAGTCACCGTTGAGCAGCCAAAAGCCTCACCCAATAAAATCAATCAAGTAGCTTATTTGATTCCCCGCCATTGGACAAAAGCCAAAGCATTGCAGCCGATTCTGGAAATGGAAGATCCAGAAACAGCTTTAATCTTTGTGCGTACCAGACGGACAGCCGCAGAACTCACCAATCTCCTGCAAGGAGCCGGTCACAGTGTGGACGAATACCACGGCGACTTGTCCCAACAGGCGCGGGAGCGATTATTAACCCGATTCCGTAACCGTCAAGTGCGCTGGGTGGTCGCCACTGATATTGCTGCACGGGGGTTAGATGTTGATCTGCTGTCCCATGTAATTAACTACGACTTGCCAGATAGCGCCGAAACCTATGTTCACCGCATTGGGCGGACTGGTCGCGCGGGTCAAGAAGGTACAGCAATTTCCTTAGTACAGCCTTTTGAACGCCGCAAACAGCAGGCATTTGAGCGCCATAACCGCCAAAATTGGCAATTGCTGACGATTCCCACACGGGCGCAGATTGAAGCCCGACATATCCTGAAATTGCAAGAACAAGTCAAAGAAGCCTTGACTGGTGAACGTTTAGCTTCATTCTTGCCCATAGTCAGTGAACTAATTGAAGAATATGATGCTCATGCGATCGCCGCAGCTGCATTACAAATTGCTTATGATCAAACTCGTCCTGCTTGGTTACAATCAGGCGTAGATCCCCAAGACGATGAGCCTTCCTCCAAACCAAAATTGGCCAAGCGTCGTGGTGGTGGTGAATCTTCTGCTGACAGAAACCGTTCCTGGAACAAATCAGACAGCAATGGCAGTAGTCCGAAGCCCAAGCTACGGACAAATACCAGCAGTCGCCGAGACGCTTCTGTGCCATCAACTAATCAAAAGTTAGGTTCAAATGCAGCTAGAGACTAA
- a CDS encoding MDR/zinc-dependent alcohol dehydrogenase-like family protein, with protein sequence MKGLWLENQQLQLRTDIPVPDAPPGEALVRVLRAGICNTDLELKRGYYPYTGILGHEFVGIVEQGPEHLLNRRVVGEINAVCGHCRFCLSGQPTHCENRTVLGIVNRHGAFADYLCLPVQNLHPVPDNVPTDIATFTEPVAAALEIQQQVAVGVDHRVLVVGDGKLGQLVAQTLALTGCNLLVVGRHRDKLANLEARGIKTGLADAVIDRAFDISVECTGNPEGFAIARRALRPRGTLVLKSTYAGNLSLDASSLVVDEITLIGSRCGPFPEALQLLATGKIDVQPLIHGCYPLDDAIFAFEQAQHRGVLKVLLEISH encoded by the coding sequence ATGAAAGGACTCTGGCTGGAAAATCAACAATTGCAACTACGCACAGATATTCCCGTTCCTGATGCGCCACCGGGAGAAGCCTTAGTGCGGGTATTACGTGCAGGTATCTGTAACACTGACCTAGAACTTAAAAGGGGTTACTATCCTTACACTGGCATTTTGGGTCATGAGTTCGTTGGTATCGTCGAACAAGGGCCAGAACACCTTCTGAATCGGCGCGTAGTCGGAGAAATCAACGCTGTTTGTGGTCATTGCCGTTTTTGCCTGAGTGGACAACCCACGCACTGCGAGAACCGCACTGTTTTAGGCATTGTTAACCGTCACGGAGCCTTTGCTGATTATCTGTGTTTGCCCGTGCAGAATCTACATCCAGTACCTGACAATGTACCAACAGATATTGCCACTTTTACCGAACCTGTCGCAGCAGCTTTAGAAATTCAGCAGCAGGTAGCAGTGGGTGTTGATCACCGAGTCCTAGTGGTGGGAGATGGTAAATTAGGACAATTGGTAGCCCAGACCTTAGCTTTAACTGGGTGCAATTTGTTGGTAGTCGGACGACATCGAGACAAACTCGCTAACTTAGAAGCCAGAGGAATAAAAACTGGTTTAGCCGATGCGGTTATAGATCGAGCCTTTGATATATCAGTAGAGTGTACGGGTAATCCTGAAGGATTTGCGATCGCTCGTCGCGCCTTACGTCCTCGTGGTACTTTAGTTCTGAAAAGCACCTATGCAGGCAATCTCAGCTTAGATGCTTCTTCTTTGGTAGTAGACGAAATTACTCTGATTGGCTCTCGTTGCGGCCCCTTTCCGGAGGCACTCCAGCTACTAGCAACAGGAAAGATAGACGTACAACCCCTGATTCATGGCTGCTACCCCTTGGATGATGCAATTTTTGCCTTTGAACAAGCGCAGCATCGAGGTGTTTTAAAAGTCTTATTAGAAATTAGTCATTAG
- the rimO gene encoding 30S ribosomal protein S12 methylthiotransferase RimO, whose amino-acid sequence MGEKPTIAISHLGCEKNRIDTEHMLGLLVEAGYSVDTNEELADYVIVNTCSFIEAARQESVRTLVELAEANKKVVITGCMAQHFQEKLLEELPEAVALVGTGDYHKIVNVIERVEQGEQVKEVSLEPTYIADETTPRYRTTTEGVAYLRVAEGCDYRCAFCIIPYLRGNQRSRTIESIVAEAEQLASQGVQEIILISQITTNYGLDIYGKPKLAELLRALGKVDVPWIRMHYAYPTGLTPDVIEAIQETHNVLPYLDLPLQHSHPDILRSMNRPWQGRVNDGIIERIKAALPNAVLRTTFIVGFPGETAEHFEHLLEFVQKHEFDHVGVFTFSPEEGTPAYKLANQLPQSVMDERWHRLMALQEPIAGKKNQQEIGKIVEVLIEQEHPETGKLIGRSGRFSPEVDGQIYIDGEAKLGTIVPVAIHSADTYDLYGQVVNSYKK is encoded by the coding sequence ATGGGTGAAAAACCAACGATTGCAATTTCGCACTTAGGCTGCGAGAAAAATCGAATTGATACAGAACATATGCTTGGACTGCTTGTGGAAGCAGGTTATAGTGTAGATACAAATGAAGAGTTAGCCGATTACGTTATAGTTAATACTTGTAGTTTTATAGAAGCAGCAAGACAGGAATCTGTCAGAACTTTAGTAGAACTGGCAGAAGCCAACAAAAAAGTCGTGATCACTGGCTGTATGGCGCAGCACTTCCAAGAAAAATTATTGGAAGAGTTGCCAGAAGCAGTGGCACTGGTAGGCACTGGTGATTATCACAAAATTGTTAATGTAATTGAGCGTGTAGAACAAGGCGAGCAGGTCAAAGAGGTTAGTCTAGAACCAACCTACATCGCCGACGAAACTACACCGCGTTATCGCACTACAACCGAAGGCGTTGCCTATCTGCGGGTAGCCGAAGGATGTGATTATCGTTGTGCATTTTGTATCATTCCTTATCTCAGAGGGAACCAGCGATCGCGTACTATTGAATCTATAGTTGCTGAAGCGGAGCAGTTAGCTAGTCAAGGGGTGCAGGAAATTATTTTAATTTCCCAAATCACCACCAATTACGGGTTAGATATCTATGGAAAGCCAAAGTTAGCCGAATTACTTCGCGCTTTGGGTAAAGTAGATGTACCGTGGATTAGAATGCATTATGCATATCCCACTGGGCTAACCCCAGATGTCATAGAGGCAATCCAAGAAACCCACAATGTCTTACCATATCTAGATTTGCCCCTTCAACATTCTCATCCAGATATTCTTCGCTCAATGAATCGTCCCTGGCAAGGACGGGTAAATGATGGGATTATTGAACGCATCAAAGCAGCCCTACCAAATGCGGTACTCAGGACAACATTTATCGTTGGTTTCCCTGGAGAAACCGCAGAGCATTTTGAGCATCTACTAGAATTCGTCCAGAAACACGAATTTGACCATGTTGGTGTATTCACCTTTTCACCGGAAGAAGGAACGCCCGCTTACAAGCTAGCCAATCAGTTACCCCAATCCGTGATGGATGAGCGCTGGCATAGATTAATGGCGCTTCAAGAGCCGATTGCGGGTAAAAAAAATCAACAGGAAATCGGCAAAATAGTTGAAGTCCTGATTGAACAAGAACACCCTGAAACTGGAAAGCTCATAGGTCGCTCAGGTAGGTTTTCCCCAGAAGTCGATGGTCAGATTTATATCGATGGGGAAGCAAAATTAGGAACCATCGTGCCAGTAGCAATCCACAGCGCTGATACTTATGACCTCTACGGTCAGGTTGTTAATAGTTACAAAAAGTAG
- a CDS encoding cation:proton antiporter has product MSQLTSSEINIALITLGGLVLGLGLLSAWLKERLFLSDPLIALVVGVLLSPSVFGLINLAHWGKPEIILEQGARLAIAIQVMGVALRLPKAYPFKHWRILAVLLGLLMPLMWLISGLLVYLLLGLPFWVAMLVGAVITPTDPVVSTSVVTGKVAEQNLPERIRHSISAESAANDGLAYLFVLLPILILTKPPQEALLHWFTKTLLWEVGAAVVMGALIGYLAGRLLQWAEAKQTLEKQSFLAYTVALSLAVLGLVKLLGSDGILAVFAAGITFDMVVSGRDRAEEENVQEAVDRFFTLYIFVLLGLYLPWQQWFELGWKGLLLLVAILLLRRLPAVLLLRPLLGRLRGMPDALFLGWFGPIGVAAVFYAFLSLRKAGVEEPWIIGSLVICASIVAHGCTAVPFAKLYGKQQR; this is encoded by the coding sequence ATGAGCCAGTTAACCTCAAGTGAGATAAATATAGCCCTAATCACGCTTGGTGGGCTAGTGCTAGGACTTGGGCTGTTATCTGCTTGGCTCAAAGAGCGGTTGTTTCTTTCAGACCCTCTCATAGCTTTGGTAGTTGGGGTATTATTGAGTCCATCTGTGTTTGGCTTAATTAACCTTGCTCATTGGGGTAAACCAGAGATAATTCTAGAGCAGGGGGCAAGATTGGCGATCGCCATCCAAGTGATGGGAGTAGCGTTGCGACTACCAAAGGCTTACCCTTTCAAACATTGGCGCATCTTAGCTGTGCTGTTAGGACTGTTGATGCCCCTGATGTGGTTAATTAGTGGACTGCTTGTATATCTGCTGTTAGGTCTACCCTTTTGGGTCGCCATGCTGGTTGGGGCTGTGATTACTCCTACCGATCCGGTTGTTTCTACTTCCGTTGTGACAGGGAAAGTCGCCGAGCAAAACCTACCCGAACGTATCCGCCATAGCATCTCTGCTGAGTCTGCGGCAAATGATGGATTGGCTTATCTCTTTGTCCTCCTGCCGATTTTGATATTGACCAAACCGCCACAAGAAGCTCTACTTCATTGGTTCACTAAAACTTTACTATGGGAAGTAGGAGCTGCTGTGGTGATGGGAGCGCTGATTGGCTACCTAGCAGGTCGGCTCTTGCAATGGGCTGAAGCCAAACAAACTCTAGAGAAGCAGTCTTTTTTAGCTTATACCGTAGCTCTTTCATTAGCTGTATTGGGTCTTGTAAAGTTACTTGGTAGCGATGGCATCCTGGCAGTTTTCGCGGCAGGAATTACGTTTGATATGGTTGTGAGCGGTCGTGACAGAGCTGAAGAAGAGAACGTACAGGAAGCAGTAGACCGCTTTTTTACGTTGTATATTTTCGTGCTGTTGGGTTTATATCTACCCTGGCAGCAATGGTTTGAGTTAGGTTGGAAGGGTCTTCTGTTGCTGGTAGCGATTTTGTTGTTGCGCCGACTACCAGCAGTACTATTACTACGTCCCCTTCTTGGGCGGTTGCGAGGGATGCCGGATGCCCTGTTTTTAGGATGGTTCGGCCCTATTGGTGTAGCGGCGGTCTTCTATGCTTTCCTTTCACTGCGTAAGGCAGGTGTGGAAGAACCCTGGATTATAGGTAGTCTAGTCATTTGTGCTTCTATTGTTGCTCACGGTTGCACGGCTGTACCCTTCGCTAAACTTTACGGAAAGCAGCAGAGGTAA
- the btpA gene encoding photosystem I biogenesis protein BtpA, with the protein MDLYQLFKTRTPIIGVVHLLPLPTSPRWGGNLKAVIHRAEQEAAALASGGVDGIIVENFFDAPFAKNQVDPAVVSAMTVVVQRIQNLVTLPIGLNVLRNDGKSAMAIAYSTQAEFIRVNVLTGVMATDQGLIEGEAHQLLRYRRELGCDVKILADVLVKHARPLGSPNLTVAVKDTIERGLADAVILSGWATGSPPNQEDLELACGAANGTPVFIGSGANWENIATLMQAANGVIVSSSLKRHGRIEQPIDPIRVSQFVEAAHSLWNSPGEIQSISGPMKIHS; encoded by the coding sequence GTGGATTTATATCAGCTATTTAAAACTCGAACACCGATTATTGGCGTGGTTCATCTACTTCCACTGCCCACCTCGCCCCGTTGGGGAGGTAATCTCAAAGCGGTAATTCACCGTGCCGAACAAGAAGCAGCCGCCCTAGCCAGTGGTGGGGTGGACGGCATTATTGTGGAAAACTTTTTTGATGCGCCGTTTGCTAAAAACCAAGTTGATCCAGCAGTTGTGAGTGCCATGACTGTGGTGGTACAACGCATCCAAAATTTGGTGACACTGCCCATAGGCTTAAATGTTTTGCGGAACGATGGTAAAAGTGCAATGGCGATCGCCTACAGTACGCAAGCCGAATTTATTCGAGTCAATGTATTGACAGGGGTGATGGCAACTGACCAAGGTTTAATTGAAGGAGAAGCTCATCAGTTACTTCGTTATCGGCGCGAATTGGGCTGCGATGTCAAAATTCTCGCTGATGTGTTGGTGAAGCACGCCCGTCCATTGGGTTCCCCAAATCTCACAGTTGCTGTGAAAGACACAATTGAAAGAGGTTTGGCAGATGCAGTAATTTTGTCTGGCTGGGCTACCGGTAGTCCTCCTAACCAAGAAGACTTGGAACTAGCTTGTGGGGCGGCAAATGGGACTCCAGTTTTCATTGGTAGTGGAGCCAATTGGGAAAATATTGCTACACTGATGCAGGCAGCAAATGGTGTAATTGTTTCCAGTTCCCTCAAGCGCCACGGTCGAATTGAGCAACCAATTGACCCGATTCGTGTCAGTCAATTTGTAGAAGCTGCCCATAGTCTTTGGAATTCTCCAGGTGAGATTCAGTCTATTTCAGGGCCTATGAAAATACACTCTTAG
- a CDS encoding inositol monophosphatase family protein, with product MNDFWTTILDFAETTTTRVGKQLMQDFGKVQASQKADGSLVTQADKWADQEIRDAIASRFSGYGILSEESDKVFPGTEWCWVIDPLDGTTNFTRGLPIWSISMGLLYKGTPIFGYVYVPPLGQAFHGFWAGDSGLTTPSGAFLNHHPIHSSSDAVSKNHFFNLCSRSTSVIQTDFPCKIRMLGVASYNFLTVATGATLGGIEATPKVWDIAGAWVIVKAAGGSWTSLKNQPFPLSSGEDYSDRSFPTLVVSRPELLPVFTPLLKHLKL from the coding sequence ATGAATGATTTTTGGACAACAATTCTCGACTTTGCCGAAACCACCACTACCAGAGTGGGAAAGCAACTGATGCAAGATTTTGGTAAAGTGCAGGCTTCTCAAAAAGCTGACGGTAGTTTAGTCACGCAAGCCGATAAATGGGCAGATCAGGAAATTCGGGATGCAATAGCTTCTCGTTTTTCTGGTTATGGCATTTTGAGCGAAGAAAGCGACAAAGTTTTTCCGGGTACTGAGTGGTGCTGGGTAATCGACCCTCTCGATGGCACCACCAACTTTACTAGAGGTCTGCCCATTTGGTCAATTTCGATGGGATTGCTGTATAAAGGCACACCCATTTTTGGTTATGTTTACGTTCCCCCACTAGGTCAAGCTTTTCACGGTTTCTGGGCGGGTGACTCTGGTTTAACAACACCCTCCGGCGCATTTCTCAACCACCACCCCATCCATAGCAGTAGTGATGCTGTCAGTAAAAATCACTTTTTTAACCTCTGTTCTCGAAGCACTTCTGTGATTCAAACAGACTTTCCCTGCAAAATTCGGATGCTGGGTGTAGCTAGCTATAATTTTCTCACAGTTGCGACTGGGGCTACACTAGGTGGGATTGAAGCGACACCAAAGGTTTGGGACATCGCCGGGGCTTGGGTGATTGTGAAGGCGGCTGGTGGTAGTTGGACATCTCTTAAGAATCAGCCCTTTCCTTTGTCATCAGGGGAAGATTATAGCGATCGCTCTTTTCCCACCCTAGTTGTAAGTCGCCCGGAATTGCTGCCAGTATTTACACCATTGCTCAAACATTTAAAACTTTAA
- a CDS encoding BCD family MFS transporter, giving the protein MASGDVFDTETESLTVPRVNLITMFRLGLFQMGLSMMSILILGVLNRVMIQEIAIPAILVSLVLALPAFVSPARIWFGQMSDLKPLWGYNRTAYVWVGAAVFAIASFLAIQVLWQLNLAASSTDGWVWTTETIAWTALLSLVFALYGLGICASGTAFAALLVDISQEDNRSQVVGVVWSMLMVGIVVGAIISSNLLSQLTPEAPIESLQSAVNRLFFIVPAIVFGLAIIATLGVEKKYSQYSRPSTTENRDDSVGLGRAWKILTASRQTGLFFTFLLVMTISLFMQDPVLEPYAGQVFGMPLAESTRLNIFYGIGILIAYGVTGFFIVPRLGKRRTARLGCVLVAICAVLLGLSGFTANPAFLKVSLFMFGLATGFVTTAAISLMLDLTAAEAAGTFIGAWGLAQSVSRGVAVVIGGTVLDIGRNFLPSLELAYGMVFFLEAVGMVVSIWFLNRVNVKEFQTSAKQAIASILESDLD; this is encoded by the coding sequence ATGGCCAGCGGCGACGTATTTGATACCGAAACAGAATCCTTAACTGTGCCAAGGGTCAACCTGATCACTATGTTCCGGTTAGGCTTGTTTCAAATGGGACTGAGCATGATGTCGATCTTGATTCTGGGTGTACTCAACAGAGTGATGATTCAAGAAATAGCAATTCCAGCAATATTGGTGTCGCTAGTGTTAGCTCTACCTGCTTTTGTTTCACCTGCTCGCATTTGGTTTGGTCAAATGTCAGACCTCAAACCTCTATGGGGTTACAATCGTACGGCTTACGTTTGGGTGGGAGCAGCAGTATTTGCGATCGCTTCATTTTTAGCAATACAAGTGCTTTGGCAATTAAATCTAGCAGCTAGCAGCACAGATGGCTGGGTATGGACAACCGAAACAATCGCCTGGACAGCATTACTATCTTTAGTTTTTGCCCTATATGGTTTAGGAATTTGTGCCAGTGGTACTGCCTTTGCTGCTTTATTAGTGGATATCTCCCAAGAAGATAACCGTTCTCAGGTGGTTGGCGTTGTTTGGTCAATGCTGATGGTGGGGATTGTTGTGGGAGCGATCATTAGTTCCAATTTGCTCAGTCAATTAACGCCAGAAGCACCCATCGAAAGTTTACAGTCAGCTGTCAACAGGTTGTTTTTCATCGTTCCGGCTATTGTCTTTGGGTTGGCGATCATCGCTACATTAGGCGTAGAAAAAAAATATTCCCAATATTCCCGCCCTTCTACAACTGAGAATCGAGATGACAGCGTTGGCTTGGGAAGAGCTTGGAAAATTTTGACAGCTAGTCGCCAAACAGGTTTGTTTTTCACATTTTTGCTGGTCATGACCATCAGCTTATTTATGCAAGACCCTGTTTTGGAACCCTATGCGGGACAGGTGTTTGGGATGCCTTTGGCAGAAAGCACCAGATTGAATATTTTTTACGGTATTGGTATCTTGATAGCCTATGGTGTCACAGGTTTTTTCATTGTGCCGCGTTTGGGTAAACGCAGAACTGCACGCTTAGGCTGTGTATTAGTGGCAATCTGTGCAGTATTACTGGGTCTATCAGGATTTACGGCTAATCCAGCTTTTCTGAAAGTGAGCTTGTTTATGTTTGGTTTAGCTACTGGTTTTGTCACTACCGCAGCCATTAGTTTAATGTTGGATCTGACAGCAGCTGAAGCCGCAGGTACTTTTATTGGGGCTTGGGGATTAGCTCAGTCTGTCTCTAGGGGAGTCGCCGTAGTCATAGGCGGGACAGTATTAGATATTGGTCGTAATTTTCTACCGAGTTTAGAGCTAGCTTATGGAATGGTATTCTTTCTAGAAGCTGTGGGGATGGTAGTGTCGATTTGGTTCCTCAACCGAGTCAATGTCAAAGAATTTCAAACCAGTGCCAAACAAGCGATCGCATCTATTCTCGAAAGTGATTTAGACTAA
- the chlG gene encoding chlorophyll synthase ChlG, giving the protein MSESTPINPNSQPAEAIESVSPQEEITAVADRSSKARQLLGMKGAAAGEKSIWKIRLQLMKPITWIPLIWGVVCGAASSGNYTWTLENVLMSAACMLLSGPLLAGYTQTLNEYYDREIDAVNEPYRPIPSGAIPLPQVITQIWVLLISGNVLAVLLDVWAGNEYPTITTIAILGSFIAYIYSAPPLKLKQNGWLGGYALGASYMAFPWCTGHALFGELNWKIVVITVVYSLAGLGIAIVNDFKSVEGDRQFGLKSLPVMFGVTRAAWVCAVMIDVFQAVIAVYLITIHENLYAAILLLLIIPQMTFQDMYFLRDPLKNDVKYQASAQPFLVLGMLVAGIALGHAGV; this is encoded by the coding sequence ATGTCAGAATCAACTCCAATTAACCCTAATTCCCAGCCAGCAGAGGCTATAGAGTCAGTTTCACCCCAAGAGGAAATTACAGCCGTTGCCGATCGCAGCTCCAAGGCTCGGCAGTTATTAGGCATGAAAGGCGCAGCAGCAGGGGAAAAATCTATCTGGAAAATCCGCCTGCAACTGATGAAACCTATCACCTGGATTCCGCTGATTTGGGGTGTAGTCTGTGGTGCGGCTTCTTCGGGTAACTATACTTGGACACTAGAAAATGTCTTGATGTCGGCAGCTTGTATGTTGCTTTCAGGGCCTTTACTCGCAGGTTATACGCAAACTTTAAATGAATACTATGACCGTGAAATTGATGCGGTCAATGAACCCTACCGCCCAATTCCCTCTGGTGCAATTCCCTTACCTCAAGTAATTACACAAATTTGGGTATTGTTAATTTCGGGAAATGTTCTGGCTGTTCTATTAGATGTTTGGGCAGGTAATGAATATCCGACAATCACAACTATAGCTATACTGGGTTCCTTTATTGCTTACATTTATTCTGCACCACCATTAAAGCTGAAACAAAACGGTTGGTTAGGCGGTTATGCCCTTGGTGCTAGCTATATGGCTTTTCCTTGGTGTACTGGTCATGCGCTGTTTGGCGAACTCAATTGGAAAATTGTTGTTATCACCGTGGTTTATAGCTTGGCTGGTTTGGGTATTGCCATTGTGAATGATTTTAAGAGTGTGGAAGGCGATCGCCAGTTTGGATTAAAATCATTACCTGTGATGTTTGGTGTCACAAGAGCCGCTTGGGTTTGTGCAGTGATGATTGATGTCTTCCAAGCTGTGATTGCAGTTTATCTGATCACCATTCATGAAAACTTATATGCAGCAATTTTGCTGTTGTTAATCATCCCGCAAATGACCTTCCAGGATATGTATTTTCTGCGTGACCCCCTGAAAAATGATGTGAAATATCAAGCCAGCGCTCAACCGTTCCTAGTATTGGGAATGCTTGTAGCTGGTATAGCGCTGGGTCATGCTGGCGTTTAA